The following DNA comes from Streptococcus pasteurianus.
GATGCTAATCAACTCCTAAAAGACGAAAAAATTTTTCACTGTTTCTTTCCTACTAATAGAAATTTGATTAACCTTTGTAAAAATACTTTCTTGGCTTGGAAAATTCTCAAAAAAGAAAAGCCCGATATTATCATTTCATCGGGTGCTGCTGTTGCTGTCCCTTTCTTTTATATTGGTAAATTATTCGGAGCTAAAACAGTATATATTGAAGTTTTTGATAGGATTGATAAACCAACGCTTACAGGTAAATTAGTTTACCCCGTGACGGATAAGTTTTTTGTCCAATGGGAGGAGATGACCAAGGTCTATCCTAAGGCTATTTGTATCGGAAGTATTTTCTAAGGAGGTTTTATGATTTTTCTTACCGTCGGGACTCATGAACAACCCTTTGATCGTCTTATCAAGGCTATTGATGAGTTTGTTGAAGAGGGAGTCATTCAGCAAGAGGTCTTTATGCAAATTGGCTACGCTACCTATTTTCCTAAAAATTGTGAGTGGAAAAAATTCATTTCTCCTCAGGAAATGACTGACTTCATCGAAAAAGCAGATATTGTCATTACTCATGGAGCACCAGCTTCATTCCTACCTGTCGTTACTAGAAAAAAAGTACCTATCGTTGTTCCGAGATTTAAAAAATTTAACGAACACGTCAATAACCACCAGCTAGAATTCTCTTCTGCCGTTGAACGTAAATTTAACAATATCATTCTTATTGAAGATATCAAGCAATTAAAAGAAGTCCTTTTGAACTTTAATACTATTGCTGAAACTAAAAACAGAGATGCCTTTAATAATAATCACCAATTTATGGCTAAATTTACTCAAGAAATTCAAGGTTGGTATAGAGACGAGGTGAATGATGAAGATAGTTAATAAGATAAAACATACACTAAATACTGGAAAGCCTATTGATTCACAAAAATTTATCTTATCTTTCCAAGATTATAAGGTAGTATCTTTTGATATTTTTGATACCTTGCTAAAGCGTAATGTTGCAAAACCGACAGATGTATTTGCTTATATAGAACAAAAAT
Coding sequences within:
- the pssD gene encoding PssD/Cps14F family polysaccharide biosynthesis glycosyltransferase, which codes for MKICLVGSSGGHLTHLYLLQDFWKNQDRFWVTFDKDDANQLLKDEKIFHCFFPTNRNLINLCKNTFLAWKILKKEKPDIIISSGAAVAVPFFYIGKLFGAKTVYIEVFDRIDKPTLTGKLVYPVTDKFFVQWEEMTKVYPKAICIGSIF
- a CDS encoding glycosyltransferase, whose amino-acid sequence is MIFLTVGTHEQPFDRLIKAIDEFVEEGVIQQEVFMQIGYATYFPKNCEWKKFISPQEMTDFIEKADIVITHGAPASFLPVVTRKKVPIVVPRFKKFNEHVNNHQLEFSSAVERKFNNIILIEDIKQLKEVLLNFNTIAETKNRDAFNNNHQFMAKFTQEIQGWYRDEVNDEDS